From Bacteroidales bacterium, one genomic window encodes:
- a CDS encoding BamA/TamA family outer membrane protein produces the protein MKAKVGCFTLLLVFLYSCQVSKKLEHNQYLLTKNIIHNSNKEISNDELLKVVKQKPNRKIFWFVRFHLTVYNMFNREKETKWNKWWKTTIGEEPVIFDSLSMNTSSKQITKYLQAKGYFNATVKDSAQHRKNIKKKRVWVHYNIKANKPYKIKNIKYIVDDIYIKNKVLSDTINSLLKKGNNYDIDLLSKERDRITTILKNDGYFYFSREYIYFKVDSSLQNHQLDITVDIKNISIKSTGNSDSVVSEKHKQYYINKIEILTPASLSIVDSVKYDTLQSDDYIFIFKNKLRYNPKAITQCIFVKREQLFRVNAVEQTYNKLSNTRAFKFVNIQFNEVAYDSVKNKDGKHYLDCKIRLVSSKAQSYSIEALGTNSAGNLGIAGNIIYQHKNIFRNFENFNFKIKGGMEFQNTNLAEDNDLLNHYLPFNTYEYGSEMSLSIPGFLLPVSADKFSKSSYPKTLLSIGYNFQQRPHFWRSITNAVFGYEWKETEYKKHIINPAELNIVNIFKDVFFNEQINATKDLLIINSYQNHLTTATNYSFIYNNQDINKARNFSYFKGNIEFAGNLLRGINNLGNKFLLNKFLETRKDSTGIYRIFGINYAQYMRADIDYRYYNIINNKISLVFRFYTGVGVTYGNSSVMPFEKSFWLGGANSLRAWHMKGVGPGSYYDSLGTGYDKTADMALETNLEYRFKIYRILEGAVFADAGNIWLLKKDSKRIGSEFELNRFYKEIALGTGLGFRLNFSYFIIRFDGAIPLRDPKLPENKRWLGKDITTKDIIFNIAIGYPF, from the coding sequence TTGAAAGCAAAGGTCGGATGTTTTACATTATTGCTGGTGTTTTTATATAGTTGTCAGGTTAGTAAAAAACTTGAGCATAATCAGTACTTATTAACAAAAAATATAATTCATAATAGCAATAAGGAAATTTCAAATGATGAATTACTGAAAGTTGTAAAACAAAAACCAAACAGAAAAATATTCTGGTTTGTGCGTTTTCATCTCACAGTATATAATATGTTTAACCGGGAAAAAGAAACGAAATGGAATAAATGGTGGAAAACAACAATAGGGGAGGAACCTGTAATTTTCGATTCTTTGTCAATGAACACTTCTTCAAAGCAAATTACAAAGTATCTTCAGGCAAAAGGATATTTTAATGCAACAGTTAAAGATTCGGCTCAGCACCGTAAAAATATAAAAAAGAAAAGAGTATGGGTGCATTATAATATTAAAGCTAACAAACCTTATAAAATAAAAAATATAAAATATATAGTTGATGATATTTATATTAAAAATAAAGTTTTATCTGATACAATAAATTCATTATTAAAAAAAGGTAATAATTATGATATTGATTTATTATCAAAGGAAAGAGACAGGATTACAACAATTCTGAAAAATGACGGATATTTTTATTTTTCGAGAGAATACATATATTTTAAGGTTGACAGTTCTTTACAAAACCATCAATTGGATATTACAGTTGATATTAAAAATATAAGTATTAAATCAACCGGAAATTCCGATTCAGTCGTTTCAGAAAAGCACAAACAATATTATATAAATAAAATTGAAATACTAACTCCTGCTTCGCTTTCCATTGTTGATTCAGTGAAATATGACACATTACAATCCGATGATTATATTTTTATATTTAAAAATAAACTGCGATATAATCCTAAGGCAATTACTCAATGTATTTTTGTTAAGAGAGAACAATTGTTTCGTGTCAATGCAGTAGAACAAACATATAATAAACTATCAAATACAAGAGCATTTAAATTTGTCAATATTCAGTTTAATGAAGTAGCTTACGATTCTGTTAAAAACAAGGATGGGAAACATTATCTGGATTGCAAGATTCGGCTTGTATCATCAAAAGCACAATCCTATTCAATTGAAGCACTCGGAACTAATTCTGCCGGTAATCTTGGAATAGCCGGTAATATAATATACCAGCATAAAAATATTTTCAGAAATTTTGAAAATTTCAATTTCAAAATAAAAGGAGGAATGGAATTTCAAAATACCAATTTAGCTGAAGATAATGATTTATTAAATCATTATCTTCCTTTCAATACTTACGAATACGGCTCGGAAATGAGTTTAAGTATTCCGGGATTTCTTCTGCCTGTAAGTGCCGATAAATTTTCGAAATCATCATATCCCAAAACTCTTTTGAGCATCGGGTATAATTTCCAACAGCGTCCTCATTTCTGGCGTTCAATTACAAATGCTGTTTTCGGTTATGAGTGGAAAGAAACGGAATACAAAAAACATATCATCAATCCTGCCGAATTGAACATCGTTAATATTTTTAAAGATGTTTTTTTTAATGAACAGATAAATGCTACAAAAGATTTATTGATAATTAACAGTTATCAGAATCATTTGACAACCGCCACAAATTACAGTTTTATATATAATAATCAGGATATTAATAAAGCGAGAAATTTTTCTTATTTCAAGGGAAATATTGAATTTGCAGGGAATTTGTTAAGAGGTATAAATAATCTGGGAAATAAATTTTTATTAAATAAATTTCTTGAAACAAGAAAGGACAGCACCGGGATTTATCGAATTTTCGGTATAAACTATGCACAATACATGAGAGCTGACATTGATTACAGATATTATAATATTATAAATAACAAGATATCACTCGTTTTCCGCTTTTACACCGGTGTTGGAGTTACTTATGGAAATTCTAGTGTAATGCCGTTTGAAAAAAGTTTCTGGCTGGGAGGAGCAAATAGCTTGAGGGCATGGCACATGAAAGGAGTTGGTCCGGGTTCGTATTACGACAGCTTGGGAACGGGCTACGACAAAACCGCTGATATGGCTTTGGAAACAAACCTTGAATACAGATTTAAAATATACCGCATTCTCGAAGGTGCTGTTTTTGCCGATGCCGGAAATATATGGCTTTTGAAAAAAGACAGCAAACGTATTGGAAGTGAGTTTGAGCTAAATCGTTTTTATAAAGAAATTGCTCTCGGAACAGGACTCGGATTTCGTTTGAATTTTTCTTATTTCATAATTCGTTTCGATGGAGCCATACCTCTGAGAGACCCCAAACTACCCGAAAATAAAAGATGGCTCGGAAAAGATATAACTACAAAAGATATAATTTTTAACATCGCAATAGGGTACCCGTTTTAA
- a CDS encoding LytTR family DNA-binding domain-containing protein, with protein MTINCIAIDDEPLALDIIKDYCSKIPFLNLIKTFYNPVDSIDYIAKNKVDLLFLDIQMDKLTGIQFLNALKQKPLTIFTTAYDKYAIKGFELDIVDYLLKPISFERFVKAVDKAFDKVNIQSNIKSETKEIYITNPSDDFIFVKTEYRFEKIQLSDILYIEGMSDYLRIVTPTKRIMTLLNFKKAEDILPQNKFIRVHKSFIVAIDKIENIERNRIKIADQLIPISETYKKNFFEFLDKKKMT; from the coding sequence ATGACAATAAATTGTATAGCAATAGACGATGAGCCGCTGGCACTCGATATCATTAAAGATTATTGCAGTAAAATTCCCTTTCTGAATTTAATAAAAACCTTTTACAATCCTGTTGATTCTATTGATTACATTGCAAAAAACAAGGTTGACCTTTTATTTCTTGATATTCAAATGGACAAGCTTACCGGTATACAATTTTTAAATGCACTTAAACAAAAGCCATTAACAATTTTCACCACTGCATACGATAAGTATGCCATTAAAGGATTTGAACTCGACATTGTTGATTATCTCTTAAAGCCCATATCATTTGAGCGTTTTGTAAAGGCAGTTGACAAAGCATTTGATAAAGTTAATATTCAAAGTAATATAAAAAGTGAAACTAAAGAAATATACATAACCAATCCTTCCGATGATTTTATTTTTGTTAAAACCGAATATCGTTTCGAGAAAATTCAGCTGTCAGATATTTTATATATTGAAGGGATGAGTGATTACCTACGAATAGTAACACCCACAAAGAGAATTATGACTTTGCTGAACTTCAAAAAAGCTGAAGATATTTTGCCGCAGAACAAATTCATTCGGGTTCATAAATCATTCATAGTTGCCATTGATAAAATAGAAAATATTGAAAGAAACCGCATAAAAATTGCCGACCAGTTGATACCAATCAGCGAAACTTATAAGAAAAATTTCTTTGAATTTCTCGATAAAAAGAAAATGACATAA
- a CDS encoding permease-like cell division protein FtsX: protein MLSSEEKFARRRLRTTYLSSVISIALVLFMLGLLGLILLNAKKLSDYVKENVNVSLIFREKVNESEILKFKAHLDSSYFVRSSKYVTKEEAAIQLKEDLGEDFIKTLGYNPLLPSIDIRLKAEFANNASISIIEKKLLENENIKEVFYQKSIINLVNDKIRKISIVLIFFSIILLVISIALINNTIRLSVYSKRFLIRSMMLVGATQYFVRKPFVLKGIVHGLYGALIAILFFSGTIYFIVTEIPELMYMNEINVLAEVFGIVVLLGLLISYISTIFAVRKYLRLKTDDLYYY from the coding sequence ATGTTATCATCAGAAGAAAAATTTGCCAGACGAAGATTGCGGACAACCTATTTATCATCGGTTATAAGCATTGCTCTTGTTCTTTTCATGCTCGGATTATTAGGGTTAATACTGCTTAATGCAAAAAAATTATCCGACTATGTAAAAGAAAATGTGAATGTTTCCCTTATTTTTAGGGAAAAGGTCAATGAAAGCGAAATTCTTAAATTTAAAGCCCATCTTGATTCTTCATATTTTGTACGCTCAAGCAAATATGTTACAAAAGAAGAAGCTGCCATTCAGCTTAAAGAAGACCTTGGCGAAGATTTCATTAAAACTCTCGGCTATAATCCTCTACTTCCTTCTATCGACATACGGCTTAAAGCCGAATTTGCAAATAATGCAAGCATTTCCATTATTGAAAAAAAATTACTTGAAAATGAAAATATAAAAGAAGTTTTTTATCAGAAATCAATTATAAATCTCGTAAACGACAAGATTCGCAAAATCAGCATCGTACTGATATTTTTCAGTATTATCCTGCTTGTAATTTCCATAGCTTTAATTAACAATACCATCCGGCTTTCCGTTTATTCCAAACGCTTTCTTATCAGAAGCATGATGCTTGTGGGAGCCACACAGTATTTTGTGCGAAAACCATTTGTACTGAAAGGTATAGTTCATGGACTTTACGGAGCTTTAATTGCTATTCTCTTTTTTTCGGGAACAATTTATTTTATAGTAACTGAAATACCCGAATTAATGTACATGAACGAAATAAACGTGTTAGCAGAAGTATTCGGAATAGTAGTTTTACTGGGTTTGCTAATATCATATATTTCAACAATTTTTGCAGTTAGAAAATATTTGCGACTTAAAACCGACGATTTATATTATTATTAA
- the ispF gene encoding 2-C-methyl-D-erythritol 2,4-cyclodiphosphate synthase yields the protein MKPRIGFGFDVHKLVKKRDFYLGGIKIEYYKGALGHSDADVLIHSICDALLGAANLRDIGFHFPDSSAEYKNIDSRILLKKVVKLLKEKKYKIGNIDSTICLQNPKIGEYIPQIKKVLLEIIEIPEDDISIKATTTEKLGYIGRGEGVSAYSVVLIQ from the coding sequence ATGAAACCCAGAATCGGCTTTGGATTTGATGTTCATAAATTAGTTAAAAAAAGAGATTTTTATTTAGGTGGAATAAAAATCGAATATTATAAAGGTGCACTCGGTCATTCCGATGCCGATGTTTTAATTCATTCCATCTGCGATGCTCTTCTCGGTGCTGCAAACCTGCGCGACATCGGCTTTCACTTTCCCGACAGTTCGGCTGAATATAAAAATATTGACAGCAGAATTCTTTTGAAAAAAGTTGTAAAACTCCTTAAAGAAAAAAAATACAAAATCGGAAACATTGATTCTACAATTTGTTTGCAAAATCCTAAAATCGGTGAATATATTCCTCAAATAAAAAAAGTATTATTGGAAATTATTGAAATCCCCGAAGATGATATTTCCATTAAAGCTACTACTACTGAAAAATTAGGATACATAGGTCGCGGAGAAGGCGTTTCAGCATATTCGGTAGTACTTATACAATAG
- a CDS encoding sensor histidine kinase has protein sequence MSRKNIIIFHIIFWIYILYPEFTPIIFKTAYKSIPYYFWTLPLNIFFHICIFYLFYFIFVPLFFRLKSRFTGVFIAVLAIIVYASFRLIIFYYYDLYVIKLPLKELVFSNWEIANEFRITVVLSLYAFFTRFTIDWFNHQKQKADLINQNQASELALLRSQINPHFLFNTLNNIYSLVIKKSDDASKALMKLSSIMRYMLYDANTDKVPLEKEIEYLNSFIELQKIRIKENNFIEFNITGNITNQVITPMLLIPFVENAFKHGNKSVHSPGIFINLMIEGDKIIFEVINYINKSENSGKDKIGGIGLQNIKRRLELIYPGEHSMEIKTEDNKFIIKLIIEN, from the coding sequence GTGAGCAGAAAAAATATCATAATATTTCATATCATATTTTGGATATATATATTATATCCGGAGTTCACACCTATTATTTTCAAAACAGCATATAAAAGTATTCCTTATTATTTTTGGACTTTACCATTAAATATTTTCTTTCATATTTGTATTTTTTATCTTTTCTATTTTATTTTTGTTCCACTGTTTTTTCGTTTAAAATCCAGATTTACCGGTGTTTTTATTGCGGTATTAGCTATTATCGTTTATGCAAGTTTTAGATTAATAATTTTTTATTATTATGACCTTTATGTTATAAAATTGCCTTTAAAAGAGCTTGTTTTTTCAAATTGGGAAATTGCAAATGAATTTCGGATAACGGTTGTTTTAAGTTTATATGCTTTCTTTACACGATTTACCATCGATTGGTTTAATCATCAAAAGCAGAAAGCCGATTTAATAAATCAGAATCAGGCAAGCGAACTTGCTTTACTGCGGTCGCAGATAAATCCCCACTTTTTATTCAACACTTTGAATAACATCTATTCACTTGTAATAAAAAAATCGGATGATGCTTCAAAAGCATTGATGAAACTTTCTTCAATAATGAGGTATATGCTTTATGATGCAAATACTGATAAAGTTCCACTCGAAAAAGAAATAGAATATCTGAACAGTTTTATTGAACTTCAGAAAATTAGAATTAAGGAGAATAATTTTATTGAATTTAATATTACTGGAAATATAACCAATCAAGTTATTACTCCCATGTTGCTTATTCCTTTTGTAGAGAATGCTTTCAAGCATGGAAATAAAAGTGTGCATTCGCCCGGAATTTTTATCAATCTTATGATTGAAGGAGATAAAATAATTTTCGAAGTAATAAATTACATTAATAAATCTGAAAATTCAGGAAAAGATAAAATCGGCGGTATCGGATTGCAAAACATCAAACGTCGTCTCGAACTTATTTATCCGGGTGAGCATAGCATGGAAATAAAAACCGAAGACAATAAATTTATTATTAAACTTATAATTGAAAATTAA
- a CDS encoding outer membrane beta-barrel protein: MKNKLSIIVSLFVLLNLCFVKVQGINNEKVNCTISGEVFDKKTNQPVEYANVVLFNQLDSQMVTGTITSTEGKFLLKNIVEGKYYLVANFIGYKKKNISGIILSKENKELKLEPIKIEPVTTNLSEVSISSDKNDVEYKIDKKVVNVSQNLNSTGGTAVDALKNVSGVIVANDGNVTLRGSSNFTVLVDGKPSVLSGTEALQQIPASAVDKIEVITNPSAKYDAEGTAGIINIIMKKNSMPGTNGIMNASIGSGNKYSGDFLFNFRKNKINYFVGANYRDNTSKSFNELYKETNVNDAINFLNSDGIQKRKYTTSYIKAGFDYSINDKNSISFSTQIGNVDFNGSINNKYHEWINPGSIDLYTYNKESMKVNGLYYISNISHQKKFKKPGAELNSLLYLSHWEGDRSEENNEYHTNTNWETNGIEPYRYRYVRDEKRGELRFKSDLTLLLDTIYKIEAGIQGSIRPLVSNQKYQMYQTSLESWIENADFKNDMNFYNNVFASYITFAGKWKKIEYQIGLRGEYNERLLELKTINKNYKYDKLDFFPTASISKQFKNDNQLQLSYSRRIERPHEMLLNPLPMYSDKYFKNYGNPELLPEYINSLELNYMKKFKSSYFSVETYFRQNNNTVNQMFHVDEKGGFYVRWENISKTYFFGTDISGNFDMAKWFSISPSFSVYGYKYKDNNITYDLPDIPLSGEARANFNFKVNKTTRIQLTGFYNSPYFDIQGRSKYSVNGSISVRKEILKKITAVISFNNPFNMFKYESENKVNNLYNTFKTRDEANVIKFNISYKINNYKPVQRKEENIDLNVN; the protein is encoded by the coding sequence ATGAAAAACAAACTGTCAATAATCGTATCGCTTTTTGTGCTACTTAATTTATGCTTTGTAAAAGTGCAAGGTATAAATAATGAAAAAGTGAATTGCACAATTTCGGGTGAGGTTTTTGATAAAAAAACCAATCAACCTGTGGAATACGCTAATGTGGTTCTGTTTAATCAATTGGATTCGCAGATGGTTACAGGAACAATAACTTCTACCGAAGGAAAATTTCTTTTAAAAAATATTGTGGAAGGAAAATATTATTTAGTTGCAAATTTTATAGGTTATAAGAAAAAAAATATTTCCGGTATCATTTTATCAAAAGAAAATAAAGAATTGAAACTTGAACCAATAAAAATTGAACCTGTTACAACTAATCTTTCCGAAGTAAGCATAAGTTCAGATAAAAACGATGTGGAATATAAAATTGATAAAAAAGTTGTAAACGTAAGTCAAAATCTTAATAGTACCGGAGGAACAGCTGTTGACGCACTTAAAAATGTTTCGGGAGTTATAGTTGCTAATGATGGAAATGTAACCCTTAGAGGTAGTTCAAACTTCACTGTTTTGGTTGACGGAAAACCTTCGGTATTGAGCGGAACTGAAGCATTACAACAAATTCCGGCAAGTGCAGTTGATAAAATTGAAGTAATTACAAATCCTTCAGCCAAATATGACGCAGAAGGTACAGCAGGTATAATTAATATTATAATGAAAAAGAATTCTATGCCGGGTACAAATGGAATAATGAATGCTTCAATTGGAAGTGGAAATAAATACAGCGGAGATTTTCTTTTTAATTTTAGGAAAAACAAAATAAATTATTTCGTCGGAGCAAATTACCGTGATAATACAAGCAAATCATTTAATGAATTATATAAAGAAACTAATGTAAATGATGCAATAAATTTTTTAAATTCTGACGGAATTCAGAAAAGAAAATATACAACTTCATACATTAAAGCGGGCTTCGATTATAGCATAAATGATAAGAACAGTATTTCATTTTCAACTCAGATAGGAAATGTTGATTTTAACGGTTCAATTAATAATAAATATCACGAATGGATAAATCCCGGTTCTATTGACCTTTATACTTATAATAAAGAATCAATGAAAGTTAACGGACTTTATTATATATCAAATATCAGTCATCAGAAGAAATTTAAAAAACCCGGAGCAGAGCTTAATTCATTATTGTATTTGTCGCACTGGGAAGGTGATAGAAGTGAAGAAAATAATGAATATCATACTAATACTAATTGGGAAACAAACGGAATAGAGCCATACAGATACAGATACGTAAGAGATGAAAAAAGAGGTGAATTAAGGTTCAAGTCGGATTTAACATTACTGCTTGATACTATTTATAAAATTGAAGCAGGTATTCAGGGAAGCATACGACCTTTAGTATCAAATCAAAAATATCAGATGTATCAGACCTCACTTGAAAGTTGGATTGAAAATGCCGATTTTAAAAATGATATGAATTTTTATAATAATGTATTTGCTTCATATATAACATTTGCCGGCAAATGGAAAAAAATTGAATATCAGATTGGACTGCGAGGCGAATATAATGAACGATTGCTTGAGCTTAAAACAATAAATAAAAATTACAAGTATGATAAATTAGATTTCTTTCCCACTGCTTCCATATCAAAGCAATTTAAGAATGACAACCAATTGCAATTGAGCTACAGCAGAAGAATTGAGCGACCTCATGAAATGTTGCTGAATCCACTGCCTATGTACAGTGATAAATACTTTAAGAATTACGGAAACCCAGAACTTCTTCCTGAATATATTAACTCATTAGAGTTGAATTATATGAAAAAATTTAAATCCTCTTATTTCTCGGTTGAAACATATTTTCGTCAGAATAACAATACCGTAAATCAAATGTTTCATGTGGACGAAAAAGGAGGATTTTATGTAAGATGGGAAAACATATCAAAGACATATTTTTTCGGAACTGATATATCCGGAAATTTTGATATGGCAAAGTGGTTTAGCATATCGCCTTCATTCAGTGTATACGGTTATAAATATAAAGATAATAATATAACATACGATTTACCCGATATTCCATTATCAGGTGAGGCAAGGGCTAATTTTAATTTCAAAGTAAATAAAACAACCAGAATACAGTTAACAGGATTTTATAATTCGCCTTATTTTGATATTCAGGGAAGGTCGAAATATTCTGTTAACGGAAGCATATCGGTAAGAAAAGAAATATTGAAAAAAATTACTGCGGTTATTAGCTTTAATAATCCTTTTAATATGTTCAAATATGAGTCGGAAAATAAAGTCAATAATTTATATAATACTTTTAAAACCAGAGATGAGGCAAATGTAATAAAATTTAATATTAGCTATAAAATTAATAATTACAAGCCAGTACAGAGAAAAGAAGAAAATATAGACCTTAATGTAAATTAG